A genomic segment from Alistipes senegalensis JC50 encodes:
- a CDS encoding TIM-barrel domain-containing protein has protein sequence MMRLLTTLLLAAVCTACGGPSRDGNAFTFDEAGMAYRVEFRTENTVRILVRPAGSPLVTRRLVVNSVPAAPVEVRREAIEHGYAFRTPQLRVEFDRTRGLFSFRDARTDALLLAETARSLRPDTVGGEACYAVTQRFAGTDDEALYGLGQYQTGALNYKRDTVLLLQANKDIVNPYLVSTRGFGLLWDNYSASEFRDGGDVFEFTSEVGDAVDYWFVYGGDPAGCVRGYRALTGAASMLPKWAFGFWQSRERYKSFDELTRVVSEYRRRHIPIDIIVQDWEYWGEKPRWNALQWDSVRYPNPGAAVTRLHEEYGVRLLVSVWPGFGPETAVYRDLEAAGALFDERTWAGYKVFDAYDPAARDIFWRHFRTGLFDTGIDGWWMDATEPSFREGFTQRKQEARTKSAGKTHLGAFHRYLNTYSLVWTGDLYGRLRAAAPERRPLLFTRSAFAGQQRYGTAVWSGDIVASWETMKRQLAAGVNLAASGFPYWTFDTGGFYVTDNGGIYPRGLADPAYKELYARWFQFGAFLPIFRAHGTNVPREVWQFGDERSVWYRNQTKYIDLRYRLTPYVYSTAYDVAANGSSFIAAAGMAFPEDRAVAAYDEAYLFGPALLVRPVFEPMPAGARTQPVTTLLPRHDGAWWYDFFTGEAFRGGERITRACGLTELPVYARGGSIVPTGAAKESVMAGPDTELEIRVYTGADARFTLYDDAGDGYGYERGEYARCTLGWSEADAALRISAREGSYPGMAQEQTLRIRVFRPGAEPAEQTVRYTGEPLECKFQSTENR, from the coding sequence ATGATGCGCCTGCTCACCACCCTGCTGCTGGCCGCCGTCTGCACCGCCTGCGGCGGTCCCTCGCGCGACGGCAACGCCTTCACGTTCGACGAGGCGGGCATGGCCTACCGCGTCGAGTTCCGCACGGAAAACACCGTGCGCATCCTCGTCCGCCCGGCCGGATCGCCCCTCGTGACGCGGCGGCTGGTCGTGAATTCCGTGCCCGCGGCTCCCGTCGAGGTGCGCCGCGAGGCCATCGAACACGGCTATGCGTTCCGCACGCCGCAGCTCCGGGTGGAGTTCGACCGCACGCGGGGCCTCTTCTCGTTCCGCGACGCCCGCACGGACGCCCTGCTGCTCGCGGAGACCGCCCGCTCGCTCCGTCCCGACACCGTGGGCGGCGAGGCGTGCTACGCCGTGACCCAGCGGTTCGCCGGGACCGACGACGAGGCGCTGTACGGACTGGGGCAGTACCAGACGGGCGCCCTGAACTACAAACGCGACACGGTCCTGCTGTTGCAGGCCAACAAAGACATCGTCAACCCCTATCTGGTCTCCACGCGCGGCTTCGGACTGCTGTGGGACAACTATTCGGCCTCGGAGTTCCGCGACGGAGGCGACGTTTTCGAATTCACGTCGGAGGTGGGCGACGCCGTCGATTACTGGTTCGTCTACGGGGGCGATCCCGCAGGATGCGTGCGCGGCTACCGTGCGCTGACCGGCGCGGCGTCGATGCTTCCGAAATGGGCCTTCGGGTTCTGGCAGTCGCGCGAACGCTACAAGAGTTTCGACGAACTGACCCGCGTGGTCAGCGAATACCGCCGCCGGCACATCCCGATCGACATCATCGTGCAGGACTGGGAGTACTGGGGCGAAAAACCCCGGTGGAACGCCCTCCAATGGGACTCCGTGCGCTACCCGAACCCCGGAGCCGCCGTCACCCGCCTGCACGAGGAGTACGGCGTGCGGCTGCTGGTGTCGGTGTGGCCGGGATTCGGCCCCGAAACCGCCGTGTACCGCGATCTGGAGGCTGCCGGAGCGCTGTTCGACGAACGGACGTGGGCCGGATACAAGGTCTTCGACGCCTACGACCCCGCGGCGCGCGACATCTTCTGGCGCCACTTCCGCACGGGGCTCTTCGACACCGGCATCGACGGCTGGTGGATGGACGCCACCGAACCCTCGTTCCGCGAGGGATTCACCCAGCGCAAACAGGAGGCCCGGACCAAATCGGCCGGAAAAACCCACCTGGGAGCTTTCCACCGCTATCTGAACACCTATTCGCTGGTGTGGACGGGCGACCTCTACGGCCGTCTGCGCGCGGCGGCTCCCGAACGCCGTCCGCTGCTCTTCACCCGCTCGGCATTCGCCGGGCAGCAGCGTTACGGCACGGCCGTGTGGTCGGGCGACATCGTCGCCTCGTGGGAGACGATGAAACGCCAGCTGGCCGCGGGCGTCAACCTCGCGGCGTCGGGATTCCCCTACTGGACCTTCGACACGGGCGGATTCTACGTCACCGACAACGGCGGCATCTACCCCCGCGGACTGGCCGACCCGGCCTACAAGGAGCTCTACGCCCGCTGGTTCCAGTTCGGAGCCTTCCTGCCGATCTTCCGCGCCCACGGGACCAACGTCCCGCGCGAAGTGTGGCAGTTCGGCGACGAACGCAGCGTCTGGTACCGCAACCAGACGAAATACATCGACCTGCGCTACCGCCTGACGCCCTACGTCTACTCCACGGCCTACGACGTTGCGGCGAACGGCAGTTCGTTCATCGCGGCCGCGGGCATGGCCTTCCCCGAAGACCGCGCCGTCGCAGCTTACGACGAAGCCTATCTGTTCGGCCCCGCGCTGCTCGTGCGCCCCGTCTTCGAGCCGATGCCCGCCGGGGCCCGGACCCAGCCGGTCACGACGCTGCTGCCGCGCCACGACGGCGCATGGTGGTACGACTTCTTCACGGGCGAGGCTTTCCGCGGCGGGGAGCGCATCACCCGGGCGTGCGGCCTCACGGAACTCCCGGTCTACGCCCGGGGCGGCTCGATCGTGCCGACGGGCGCGGCGAAAGAGTCGGTCATGGCAGGTCCCGACACCGAGCTGGAAATCCGCGTCTACACCGGGGCCGACGCCCGCTTCACGCTCTACGACGACGCCGGGGACGGCTACGGCTACGAGCGGGGCGAATACGCCCGCTGCACCCTCGGCTGGTCCGAGGCGGACGCCGCGCTGCGCATCTCCGCGCGCGAAGGCTCCTACCCCGGCATGGCGCAGGAGCAGACGCTCCGCATCCGGGTCTTCCGCCCCGGAGCGGAACCCGCGGAACAGACCGTCCGCTATACGGGCGAACCCCTCGAATGCAAATTCCAATCAACCGAAAACCGATGA